A section of the Kribbella sp. HUAS MG21 genome encodes:
- a CDS encoding ferredoxin reductase — translation MERTAIRRRLMWQVATVTDVRRETETARTIVLDVPDWPGHLAGQHLDVRLTAEDGYRASRSYSIASAWPGSDSGSTIELTVERLPDGEVSPYLVDVLKAGDPLEIRGPVGGWFVWKPEQEGPVQLIGGGSGVVPLRAMLRAHAAAGSTTPMRLLYSVRRPDAVIYVSDLKELAGSDDVDVRLVYTREAPAGEPRVGRIDAETIAQHAFKPADGATTYVCGPTPFVEAVADLLVAAGHDPAQVRTERFG, via the coding sequence ATGGAAAGAACAGCGATACGCCGGCGACTGATGTGGCAGGTCGCCACGGTCACGGACGTACGGCGGGAGACCGAGACGGCCCGGACGATCGTGCTCGACGTCCCGGACTGGCCCGGGCATCTCGCGGGCCAGCATCTCGACGTACGACTCACGGCCGAGGACGGGTACCGCGCGTCCCGGTCGTACTCGATCGCGTCGGCGTGGCCGGGCTCCGACAGTGGCTCGACGATCGAGCTGACCGTCGAGCGGCTGCCGGACGGCGAGGTGTCGCCGTACCTGGTCGACGTACTGAAGGCCGGGGACCCGCTGGAGATCCGCGGCCCGGTCGGCGGCTGGTTCGTGTGGAAGCCGGAACAGGAAGGCCCGGTGCAGCTGATCGGCGGCGGGTCGGGCGTCGTGCCGTTGCGCGCGATGCTGCGGGCGCACGCGGCGGCCGGGAGCACGACGCCGATGCGGTTGCTGTACTCCGTCCGGCGCCCGGACGCGGTGATCTACGTCAGCGACCTGAAGGAGCTCGCCGGCTCGGACGACGTCGACGTACGGCTGGTGTACACGCGGGAGGCTCCGGCGGGGGAGCCGCGGGTCGGGCGGATCGACGCGGAGACGATCGCGCAGCACGCGTTCAAGCCTGCCGACGGCGCGACGACGTACGTCTGCGGGCCGACGCCGTTCGTGGAGGCGG
- a CDS encoding sulfite oxidase-like oxidoreductase, with protein sequence MGIVSPGFGGRRRGGAELPPGQYLTREFPVLSAGPTPQIRTEHWEFTVTTETGERYKWDWAALTALPAEEITKDIHCVTRWSKLQTTWKGVSLDTLLEDVETGADFAMAHSYGGYTTNLPLEDLLDGQSWIAYEYDGEPLDPEHGGPARLLVPHLYFWKSAKWVRGLVLSDTEDLGFWETAGYHEYGDPWKEQRYAGD encoded by the coding sequence ATGGGGATCGTTTCGCCGGGGTTCGGGGGGCGGCGGCGGGGTGGGGCGGAGTTGCCGCCGGGGCAGTATCTGACGCGGGAGTTTCCGGTGTTGTCGGCGGGGCCCACGCCGCAGATCCGGACCGAGCACTGGGAGTTCACGGTCACGACCGAGACCGGTGAGCGGTACAAGTGGGACTGGGCGGCGCTGACCGCGTTGCCGGCCGAGGAGATCACCAAGGACATCCACTGCGTGACCCGCTGGTCCAAGCTGCAGACGACCTGGAAGGGCGTCTCGCTGGACACGCTGCTCGAGGACGTCGAGACCGGCGCGGACTTCGCGATGGCGCACAGCTACGGCGGCTACACCACGAACCTGCCGCTCGAGGACCTGCTCGACGGGCAGTCCTGGATCGCGTACGAGTACGACGGCGAGCCCCTGGACCCGGAGCACGGCGGCCCCGCGCGGCTGCTCGTCCCGCACCTGTACTTCTGGAAGAGCGCCAAGTGGGTCCGCGGCCTCGTGCTGTCCGACACCGAGGACCTCGGCTTCTGGGAGACCGCCGGCTACCACGAGTACGGAGACCCATGGAAAGAACAGCGATACGCCGGCGACTGA
- a CDS encoding acyl-CoA dehydrogenase family protein, which yields MERQLFDADHDAFRETVRSFCDKEIVPHHDSWEEAGIVPRELWTAAGAAGLLGFMMPEEYGGGGARDFRFNTVLIEELTRVRASGVGFTIHTDINSAYLLDYATEEQKRRWLPAFCSGETITAIAMTEPGAGSDLQGIQTTARRDGDHYVLNGQKTFISNGILADLVIVVAKTDPAAGAQGISLLVVERGMPGFERGRNLDKIGLKAQDTAELFFDDVRVPAANLLGEEGRGFVYLMEKLPQERLTIAVVAAAACENMLDDTLRYVKERKAFGRPIGSFQNSRFVLAELATETQIARVFVDRCIQELNAGTLTVAEAAMAKWWTTELQKKVVDRCLQLHGGYGFMTEYPIAKAYLDTRIQTIYGGTTEIMKEIIGRTMGI from the coding sequence GTGGAACGTCAGCTCTTCGACGCCGATCACGACGCCTTCCGGGAGACCGTGCGGTCGTTCTGCGACAAGGAGATCGTGCCGCACCACGACAGCTGGGAGGAGGCCGGGATCGTCCCGCGGGAACTGTGGACGGCCGCCGGGGCCGCGGGCCTGCTCGGGTTCATGATGCCGGAGGAGTACGGCGGGGGCGGTGCGCGGGACTTCCGGTTCAACACCGTGCTGATCGAGGAGCTGACCCGGGTTCGGGCGAGCGGCGTCGGGTTCACCATCCACACCGACATCAATTCGGCGTACCTGCTCGATTACGCGACCGAGGAGCAGAAGCGGCGGTGGCTGCCCGCGTTCTGCTCGGGGGAGACGATCACGGCGATCGCGATGACCGAGCCCGGGGCCGGCAGCGACCTGCAGGGCATCCAGACCACCGCGCGCCGCGACGGCGACCACTACGTGCTGAACGGGCAGAAGACGTTCATCTCGAACGGCATCCTCGCGGACCTGGTGATCGTGGTGGCCAAGACCGATCCGGCGGCCGGGGCGCAGGGCATCTCGCTGCTCGTCGTCGAGCGCGGGATGCCGGGGTTCGAGCGCGGGCGGAACCTGGACAAGATCGGGCTCAAGGCGCAGGACACCGCCGAACTGTTCTTCGACGACGTCCGGGTGCCGGCGGCGAACCTGCTCGGCGAGGAGGGCAGGGGCTTCGTCTACCTGATGGAGAAGCTGCCCCAGGAGCGGCTGACGATCGCGGTGGTCGCGGCCGCGGCCTGCGAGAACATGCTCGACGACACACTGCGCTACGTGAAGGAGCGCAAGGCGTTCGGCCGCCCGATCGGCTCGTTCCAGAACAGCCGCTTCGTCCTCGCGGAACTCGCCACCGAAACGCAGATCGCACGGGTCTTCGTCGACCGCTGCATCCAGGAGCTGAACGCCGGCACCCTCACGGTAGCCGAGGCGGCAATGGCCAAATGGTGGACCACCGAACTCCAGAAGAAGGTCGTCGACCGCTGCCTCCAACTCCACGGCGGCTACGGCTTCATGACCGAATACCCCATCGCCAAGGCCTACCTCGACACCCGCATCCAAACCATCTACGGCGGCACCACCGAAATCATGAAAGAAATCATCGGCCGCACGATGGGAATCTGA
- a CDS encoding CaiB/BaiF CoA-transferase family protein — MGPLEGVKVVELAGLGPAPFACMLLAELGAEVLRIDRPGGGLSLGPPELDLVNRGRRSVALDLKQPAAVDVVRRLVAQADVLVEGFRPGVAERLGLGPEDCHAVNPRLVYGRMTGWGQDGPLAQSAGHDIDYLALSGALHLIGRAGGPPQVPANLLGDFAGGSLYLVIGVLAALHDAQRGGRGQVVDAAIVDGAAHLTTMLLGALAAGSWRQERGTNLLDTGAPFYDVYETADGKHVAVGALEPQFYAELIDKLGVDAPDRDDPAHWPELRKVLTEAFRQRTQAEWTELFDGSDACVAPVLPLAADHPHLVARGTFVEHHGVRQAAPAPRFDRTPTSLDRPPARAGQHTREALTDWGVTDVDALLESGAAVQN; from the coding sequence ATGGGTCCACTCGAGGGCGTGAAGGTGGTCGAGCTGGCCGGTCTCGGCCCGGCGCCGTTCGCGTGCATGCTGCTCGCCGAACTCGGCGCCGAGGTGCTCCGGATCGACCGCCCCGGCGGCGGACTGTCCCTCGGGCCGCCCGAGCTCGACCTCGTCAACCGCGGCCGCCGGAGCGTGGCGCTGGACCTGAAACAGCCCGCGGCGGTGGATGTCGTACGTCGCCTCGTCGCACAGGCCGACGTACTGGTCGAGGGGTTCCGGCCCGGGGTCGCCGAGCGGCTCGGGCTGGGACCCGAGGACTGTCACGCGGTCAATCCGCGGCTGGTCTACGGGCGGATGACCGGCTGGGGGCAGGACGGGCCGCTGGCGCAGTCCGCGGGCCATGACATCGACTACCTGGCGTTGTCGGGTGCGCTGCACCTGATCGGTCGGGCCGGCGGACCGCCGCAGGTGCCGGCGAACCTGCTCGGTGACTTCGCCGGTGGCTCGCTCTATCTCGTGATCGGCGTCCTCGCGGCGCTTCACGACGCGCAGCGCGGCGGGCGGGGACAGGTCGTGGACGCGGCGATCGTCGACGGCGCGGCGCATCTGACCACGATGCTGCTCGGCGCCCTCGCGGCCGGGTCGTGGCGGCAGGAGCGCGGGACGAACCTGCTCGATACCGGTGCGCCGTTCTACGACGTCTACGAGACGGCTGACGGGAAGCACGTCGCGGTCGGTGCGCTCGAGCCGCAGTTCTACGCGGAGCTGATCGACAAGCTGGGCGTCGACGCACCGGACCGCGACGACCCGGCGCACTGGCCAGAGCTGCGGAAGGTGCTGACCGAGGCGTTCCGGCAGCGGACGCAGGCGGAGTGGACCGAGCTGTTCGACGGCTCGGACGCGTGCGTCGCGCCGGTGCTGCCGCTGGCCGCTGACCATCCGCATCTCGTTGCCCGCGGCACCTTCGTGGAGCACCACGGCGTCCGGCAGGCGGCGCCCGCGCCGCGCTTCGACCGTACGCCGACCAGCCTGGACCGCCCGCCCGCGCGGGCGGGGCAGCACACCCGCGAGGCGCTCACGGACTGGGGTGTCACCGATGTCGACGCACTGCTGGAGTCCGGCGCCGCCGTCCAGAACTGA
- a CDS encoding NAD(P)H-binding protein — translation MTSILVTGGTGTLGRPTVARLQAAGHQVRVLSRKPGPDRAVGDLTTGAGLAEAFDGSDVVVHLATSSGSKDVEQTRHLLAAASGVRNLIVMSIAGIDRIPLPYYRSKLEAERLVAESGVPYTILRATQFHNLIDRVFGAERFLPALLAPAVTLQPISVDEVAVRLAELVEQPAVKGRAADIGGPERRPVVELARLWKQARSSRRPVVPLWVPGKTFKAFAAGAATVDGPEYGRITFAEYLR, via the coding sequence ATGACCTCCATCCTTGTCACCGGCGGAACCGGCACCCTCGGCCGGCCGACCGTGGCCCGGCTCCAGGCCGCCGGCCACCAGGTCCGGGTGCTCAGCCGGAAACCCGGCCCCGACCGCGCCGTCGGCGACCTGACCACCGGCGCCGGACTCGCCGAAGCCTTCGACGGGTCCGACGTGGTCGTGCACCTGGCCACCAGCTCGGGCAGCAAAGACGTCGAGCAGACCCGGCACCTGCTCGCCGCCGCCTCCGGCGTCCGGAACCTGATCGTGATGTCGATCGCCGGCATCGACCGGATCCCGCTGCCGTACTACAGGTCCAAGCTCGAGGCCGAGCGCCTGGTCGCCGAGTCCGGGGTGCCCTACACGATCCTGCGCGCGACCCAGTTCCACAACCTGATCGACCGGGTCTTCGGCGCCGAGCGCTTCCTCCCGGCGCTGCTCGCCCCGGCGGTCACCCTGCAGCCGATCTCGGTCGACGAGGTCGCGGTACGGCTCGCCGAACTCGTCGAACAGCCCGCGGTCAAGGGCCGGGCGGCGGACATCGGCGGCCCCGAACGCCGGCCCGTCGTCGAACTGGCCCGGCTCTGGAAGCAGGCCCGCTCGTCCCGGCGGCCCGTCGTACCGCTGTGGGTGCCGGGGAAGACGTTCAAGGCGTTCGCCGCCGGCGCGGCAACGGTCGACGGGCCGGAGTACGGGCGGATCACGTTCGCGGAGTACCTGCGGTGA
- the sigJ gene encoding RNA polymerase sigma factor SigJ, with the protein MDDFERLRGRLFGIAYRMTGTATDAEEVLQDAWLRWQDADRTTVRDPDAYLAKIVTNLAIKQLTSARARRELYVGQWMPEPVLTGRAEFDALGPLEVVAERESVSFALLLLLERLTPAERAAYVLHEAFAYGYREVAELIGTSEANARQLGSRASKKLAAEAPNEQPVDRAGWRKLVERFIAAARLGEIEELEKLLAEDVVSRADSGGKVSAARNVVAGRSRVARYVAGALQRFGGGIEAHLAEANGGPALVAIGPDGEVVAICFVTIGPDGVTALEFVMNPDKLAFAAGQLSHIGRLSDLSW; encoded by the coding sequence GTGGATGACTTCGAGCGTCTCCGCGGGCGGCTGTTCGGGATCGCCTACCGGATGACGGGGACGGCGACCGACGCCGAGGAGGTCCTGCAGGACGCGTGGCTGCGCTGGCAGGACGCCGACCGGACGACGGTCCGCGACCCGGACGCGTACCTCGCGAAGATCGTCACCAACCTCGCGATCAAGCAGCTCACGTCGGCGCGGGCCAGGCGGGAGCTGTACGTCGGCCAGTGGATGCCGGAGCCGGTGCTGACCGGGCGGGCCGAGTTCGACGCGCTCGGGCCGCTGGAGGTCGTCGCGGAGCGGGAGTCGGTGTCGTTCGCGTTGCTGCTCCTGCTCGAACGGCTCACGCCGGCCGAGCGAGCGGCGTACGTGCTGCACGAGGCGTTCGCGTACGGGTACCGCGAGGTGGCCGAGCTGATCGGGACCTCGGAGGCGAACGCGCGGCAGCTGGGGTCCCGGGCGAGCAAGAAGCTGGCCGCCGAGGCGCCGAACGAGCAGCCGGTCGACCGGGCCGGGTGGCGGAAGCTGGTCGAGCGCTTCATCGCGGCGGCACGGCTGGGGGAGATCGAGGAGCTGGAGAAGCTGCTGGCCGAGGACGTTGTGTCCCGCGCCGACAGCGGCGGCAAGGTGTCCGCGGCCCGCAACGTGGTGGCCGGCCGGAGCCGCGTCGCGCGCTACGTGGCCGGGGCGCTGCAGCGGTTCGGTGGCGGCATCGAGGCGCACCTGGCCGAGGCGAACGGCGGACCGGCGCTGGTCGCGATCGGCCCCGACGGCGAGGTGGTCGCGATCTGCTTCGTGACCATCGGCCCGGACGGTGTCACCGCCCTGGAGTTCGTGATGAATCCGGACAAGCTGGCCTTCGCCGCCGGCCAGTTGTCACACATCGGGAGGCTGTCCGATCTGAGCTGGTGA
- a CDS encoding DinB family protein, whose protein sequence is MKTVLQDYLQDTRALLLAKLDGLSEYDRRRPLVPSGTNLLGLVKHLVGIEYVYLGTSVGRPPAEPLPWEADGSVWEGADMWAKPTESTEYITGLYREACAHSDRSIAELDLDHPAEVPHWAEGKRATTFGALLVRVVDETAHHAGHADIVRELIDGQGGRDADALDEAGWTEYYTTIQRAAETFLSD, encoded by the coding sequence ATGAAGACCGTGCTGCAGGACTACCTCCAGGACACCCGGGCGCTGCTGCTCGCGAAGCTGGACGGGCTGAGCGAGTACGACCGGCGCCGGCCGCTCGTGCCGTCCGGTACGAACCTGCTCGGGCTGGTGAAGCACCTGGTCGGGATCGAGTACGTGTACCTCGGGACCAGTGTCGGCCGGCCGCCGGCGGAGCCGCTGCCGTGGGAGGCCGACGGATCGGTGTGGGAGGGCGCCGACATGTGGGCCAAGCCGACCGAGTCGACGGAGTACATTACCGGCCTCTACCGCGAGGCCTGTGCGCACAGCGACCGGTCGATCGCCGAGCTCGACCTCGACCACCCCGCCGAGGTCCCGCACTGGGCCGAGGGGAAGCGCGCGACGACGTTCGGCGCCTTGCTGGTCCGGGTCGTCGACGAGACCGCCCACCACGCCGGCCACGCGGACATCGTCCGCGAACTCATCGACGGCCAGGGCGGCCGGGACGCGGACGCCCTCGACGAGGCCGGCTGGACGGAGTACTACACGACGATCCAGCGGGCCGCGGAGACGTTCCTGTCAGACTGA
- a CDS encoding cobyric acid synthase, with product MGSLLIAGTTSDAGKTTVVTGLCRWLARQGVRVAPYKAQNMSNNSMVCADGTEIGRAQWIQAVAAGAEPEAAMNPVLLKPGSDRRSHVVLMGEPWGELSARGFLTERAELAKAAFAAYDDLASRYDVVISEGAGSPAEINLRQSDYVNMGLAQHTKAPVVVVGDIDRGGVFASMFGTVALLDAADQALISGFLVNKFRGDVSLLRPGIDMLTSVTGRPTYGVLPWLPELWLDSEDALDIPARRTSPGDLLTIAVVRFPRISNFTDLDALAVEPTNSVFFTTSPGEVRDADLVVLPGSRATVSDLAWLRENGLADAIAARVAERRPVLGICGGYQALGSSVSDPHGVETGGDHPGLGLLPVTTVFSREKVLRRPARTAYEIHHGVVDVIGDAEEFPGGCRSGNTWGTIWHGLLDDDAARHAFLREVAALTGKPAPDGSVSFAGLREARLDRLADMIDEHADTSALLHLIENGAPAVPFVPPGAP from the coding sequence GTGGGTTCGCTGCTGATCGCCGGTACGACGTCCGACGCCGGGAAGACGACGGTCGTCACCGGGTTGTGCCGGTGGCTGGCGCGGCAGGGCGTGCGGGTCGCGCCGTATAAGGCGCAGAACATGTCGAACAACTCGATGGTCTGCGCCGACGGCACCGAGATCGGGCGCGCGCAGTGGATCCAGGCCGTCGCGGCCGGCGCCGAGCCCGAGGCCGCGATGAACCCGGTGCTGCTCAAGCCGGGCAGCGACCGGCGCAGTCACGTCGTGCTGATGGGGGAGCCGTGGGGCGAGCTGTCCGCGCGCGGCTTCCTCACCGAGCGCGCCGAGCTCGCGAAGGCGGCGTTCGCGGCGTACGACGATCTCGCGTCGCGGTACGACGTGGTGATCAGCGAGGGCGCGGGCAGCCCAGCAGAGATCAACCTGCGGCAGTCCGACTACGTGAACATGGGACTCGCGCAGCACACGAAGGCGCCGGTCGTGGTGGTCGGCGACATCGACCGCGGGGGAGTGTTCGCCTCGATGTTCGGCACGGTCGCGCTGCTCGACGCGGCCGACCAGGCCCTGATCAGCGGGTTCCTGGTGAACAAGTTCCGCGGCGACGTGTCGCTGTTGCGGCCGGGCATCGACATGCTGACGTCCGTGACGGGCCGGCCGACGTACGGCGTCCTGCCGTGGCTGCCCGAGCTCTGGCTGGACTCCGAGGACGCGCTCGACATCCCGGCCCGCCGGACCTCGCCGGGCGACCTGCTGACGATCGCGGTCGTGCGGTTCCCGCGGATCAGCAACTTCACCGACCTGGACGCGCTCGCCGTGGAGCCGACCAACAGCGTGTTCTTCACCACCAGTCCGGGGGAGGTCCGGGACGCGGACCTGGTCGTCCTGCCGGGGTCCCGCGCGACGGTGTCCGACCTGGCCTGGCTCCGCGAGAACGGCCTCGCCGACGCGATCGCGGCCCGCGTCGCCGAACGCCGTCCAGTGCTGGGAATTTGTGGTGGGTACCAGGCTCTCGGATCATCCGTCTCCGATCCGCACGGGGTGGAGACCGGTGGTGATCACCCCGGACTGGGGTTGTTGCCGGTCACAACCGTGTTCAGCCGGGAGAAGGTGCTCCGGCGGCCGGCGCGCACGGCGTACGAGATCCACCACGGTGTAGTCGACGTGATCGGTGACGCCGAGGAGTTCCCCGGCGGCTGTCGCAGCGGCAACACCTGGGGCACGATCTGGCACGGTCTCCTGGACGACGACGCCGCCCGCCATGCCTTCCTGCGCGAGGTGGCAGCGCTGACCGGCAAGCCGGCGCCTGACGGTTCGGTCTCGTTCGCCGGGCTGCGCGAGGCCCGGCTGGACCGCCTGGCCGACATGATCGACGAACACGCCGACACCTCGGCCCTGCTGCACCTGATCGAGAACGGCGCACCAGCCGTCCCCTTCGTCCCACCGGGAGCACCATGA
- a CDS encoding GNAT family N-acetyltransferase: MENEITVVDAKERSRYEAHDAEGTLMGFVDYKLHPGVISFLHAETLPEYRGRGVAGTIATKSLDDARALGLRVKPACPFYQDFLEEHPEYADLTNRSAE; the protein is encoded by the coding sequence ATGGAGAACGAGATCACCGTGGTGGACGCCAAGGAGCGCAGCCGGTACGAGGCGCACGACGCCGAGGGGACGCTGATGGGCTTCGTCGACTACAAGCTGCACCCGGGCGTCATCAGCTTCCTGCACGCCGAGACGCTGCCGGAGTACCGCGGCCGCGGGGTGGCCGGCACGATCGCGACGAAGTCCCTCGACGACGCGCGCGCCCTCGGGCTCCGGGTGAAGCCTGCCTGCCCGTTCTACCAGGACTTCCTCGAGGAGCACCCCGAGTACGCCGACCTGACCAACAGGAGTGCCGAATGA
- a CDS encoding YbaK/EbsC family protein produces the protein MTGPVLGKLEWQPAADVPELLAAPVRDALGDLPAYAAPIDAELADTAAFCAEYDVPLAASANCVVVLGKRAGEESYAAVLVLATDRADVNGVVRKHLGVRKISFAAQDDAVGTTGMEYGGITPVGLPADWPVLVDEAVVQAGPVVIGSGIRGSKLLIDGTELAKLPTATVLELAQH, from the coding sequence ATGACCGGGCCGGTGCTGGGCAAGCTGGAGTGGCAGCCCGCGGCCGACGTCCCGGAGCTGCTCGCCGCGCCGGTGCGAGACGCGCTCGGCGACCTCCCGGCGTACGCCGCCCCGATCGACGCCGAGCTCGCGGACACCGCGGCGTTCTGCGCGGAGTACGACGTACCGCTGGCCGCCTCGGCGAACTGTGTGGTCGTGCTCGGCAAGCGCGCCGGCGAGGAGTCGTACGCCGCGGTGCTGGTGCTGGCCACCGACCGGGCCGACGTGAACGGCGTGGTCCGCAAGCACCTCGGCGTCCGGAAGATCTCGTTCGCGGCGCAGGACGACGCGGTCGGCACGACCGGCATGGAGTACGGCGGGATCACGCCGGTCGGGCTGCCCGCGGACTGGCCGGTGCTGGTCGACGAGGCCGTCGTCCAGGCCGGACCGGTGGTGATCGGCAGCGGCATCCGCGGCTCGAAGCTGCTGATCGACGGCACCGAGCTCGCCAAGTTGCCGACGGCAACCGTGCTGGAACTCGCCCAGCACTGA
- a CDS encoding response regulator transcription factor, with protein MEQHDWPAEYAELTAADRRAPLPPGDLDRLAVAAFVLGHDDEVAAHRERAYEAHLAAGDVPAAIRSGFWLGFHLQTRGELARAAGWQARIERLVPPEQPQLAGLLAMADAALTMNSGDPAAALPLFEQNLRWATEPDAIVLAALGRGNCLAMLGRGAEALKALDEAMVHVTASEVGPEVAGMAYCSVIARCLDQYDIRRAQEWTQALTGWCDQQTGLVPYRGTCLVHRAQILQFRGAWSDAAEAAADACRRLTAGAVGSAWYRLAEVERQRGRYDEAERAYVAAAADGTDVQPGLALLRAYQGQVGAAVAGLERALAEDRLAANRPLLLAARVSIALDTADRETARKAAAELHDLARADSPYLQALAAYCEGAVRIACGDPQGAIPLLRRAWTLWQRLEMPFEGAQTRVLVAQACRALGDVDAEQMELDGARSVFERLGAIEQLTALDQLAQPFDGTGLSPRELDVLRVLATGATNRAIANELFLSERTVARHVSNIFAKLNVSSRSAATAWALQHGVNTQK; from the coding sequence ATGGAGCAGCACGACTGGCCCGCCGAGTACGCCGAGCTGACGGCGGCCGACCGGCGCGCCCCGCTGCCGCCCGGGGACCTCGACCGGCTCGCGGTCGCCGCCTTCGTCCTCGGTCACGACGACGAGGTGGCGGCGCACCGCGAGCGCGCGTATGAGGCGCATCTCGCCGCGGGCGACGTGCCGGCCGCGATCCGCAGCGGCTTCTGGCTCGGGTTCCACCTGCAGACCCGCGGTGAGCTGGCCCGGGCCGCCGGCTGGCAGGCGCGGATCGAGCGCCTCGTGCCACCCGAGCAGCCGCAGCTCGCCGGGCTGCTCGCGATGGCCGACGCGGCGTTGACGATGAACTCCGGCGACCCGGCCGCGGCCCTCCCGCTCTTCGAACAGAACCTTCGCTGGGCGACCGAGCCGGACGCGATCGTGCTGGCCGCGCTCGGCCGGGGCAACTGCCTCGCGATGCTCGGCCGCGGCGCCGAGGCCTTGAAGGCGCTGGACGAGGCGATGGTGCACGTGACCGCGAGCGAGGTCGGCCCCGAGGTCGCCGGCATGGCCTACTGCTCGGTGATCGCCCGCTGCCTCGACCAGTACGACATCCGTCGCGCGCAGGAATGGACGCAGGCGTTGACCGGCTGGTGCGACCAGCAGACCGGCCTCGTGCCGTACCGCGGTACGTGCCTGGTGCACCGCGCGCAGATCCTGCAGTTCCGCGGCGCCTGGTCCGACGCCGCGGAGGCGGCCGCGGACGCCTGCCGCAGGCTGACCGCGGGCGCCGTCGGCTCGGCGTGGTACCGGCTCGCGGAGGTCGAGCGGCAGCGCGGCCGGTACGACGAAGCGGAACGTGCGTACGTCGCCGCGGCCGCGGATGGGACCGACGTCCAGCCCGGTCTCGCGCTGTTGCGCGCGTACCAGGGCCAGGTCGGCGCCGCCGTCGCCGGGCTCGAACGCGCGCTGGCCGAGGACCGGCTCGCCGCCAACCGCCCGCTGCTGCTGGCGGCGCGGGTCTCGATCGCGCTCGACACGGCCGACCGCGAGACCGCGCGGAAGGCGGCCGCCGAGCTGCACGACCTGGCGCGCGCGGACTCGCCGTACCTGCAGGCGCTCGCGGCGTACTGCGAGGGTGCGGTGCGGATCGCGTGCGGTGATCCACAGGGCGCGATCCCGCTGTTGCGGCGGGCGTGGACGTTGTGGCAGCGGCTGGAGATGCCGTTCGAGGGCGCGCAGACCCGCGTGCTGGTCGCGCAGGCGTGCCGGGCGCTCGGGGACGTCGACGCCGAGCAGATGGAGCTCGATGGCGCGCGGTCCGTCTTCGAACGCCTGGGTGCGATCGAGCAGCTGACCGCGCTGGACCAACTCGCCCAGCCCTTCGACGGCACGGGCCTGTCGCCCCGGGAGCTCGACGTACTGCGGGTGCTCGCGACCGGGGCCACCAATCGCGCGATCGCCAACGAACTGTTCCTCAGCGAGCGGACGGTGGCGCGGCACGTCAGCAACATCTTCGCGAAGCTGAACGTGTCCAGCCGGTCGGCGGCCACCGCGTGGGCGCTGCAGCACGGCGTCAATACACAGAAATGA